GTAAGGGTGTTTGCTGCATACAGTGTAAGCATTGTGGCTGCAAATAAACTTCAGTGGTTTCTACTGAGCTGTGTGGAGCCCTACTGCAAATGCTGCTCTTGGGTTGCGGGAAAGCTGGCACCAGGGCCACGATCGAGGGAGACTGGACACAAGAGTGACTCCTGGCCAGCAATCCTGGCACCACCCCAGTTCTGGACAGTTCAGGGCAAACCTGTCTGTGCTGCTCTCAGAAGTGGTTCAGACTCTTCTCCCTGCTTCAGTCCAGATAAAAGGCTGCTGTATGCACCAAGTTGGTAACCTTGTGGGGAGATACTTGCTAAAGGCTAGGAACTAAACTGGACCCTTGTAGTCTCCACGCTTCAGGCAGAGCACAGCCATTTCCATCAGGCCAGAAGTGCTTGAACCTTTTGCTTCTAGGCTGGAACTGGAAGAAAGGAAAGGGTGTGGGATGCCTTCCATAACAAGGATGCCTGTTATGGTGGATCAGCTTCAAGAGCTTTGGGAGGTTCGGTCAGATTATGTCCTTGGTAACAGGACTAGGTTTTGCCTCTGCTAGATTTCTGGGCTCAGCAGGTTCCAAAGTGGTGCAAATGTTAAGGTTCCAGCCAGGCTTCTTTAGGCCATAAACAAAAATCACTTAGTTCTGTCTTCATGCATAACATGCAGCCCACCTACCAAACCACAGCACTGCATGCTGGACTGTGATGGagggcagggcctatgagaggaattctgtgagggggtacaaagtttcttctgggcctcttcctaaaggggaaggcaggcaatgggggcaggcagaacaggggccaAGATAGACCGGGAGAGgttgctgacagccacaatagtctttggagctcaggtcttcTAAGCTTCTTGATGCAGACCCCAGGTCTGCCTGACCATGTggcagaaaattgattgcagaaaattagcatcgtatttaggctcacactagaatggatcaaaatgaacttctgcagtagctgcagccccacagctgggtccctgagcttctatgcacaccttcatggttatgggatccaaaAGCCAAAGGCTtattgcagcaggccagtttccaccCAGATTTGACGCTGTTAAGGAGgatcatggatgctttcctgggcctggtgtgtatggcttgcagcagcagtgaacaCCAAgtgcaggcagcaagttcaggtgagataggaaagtgtcagatcccaggaactttctgggcccctcctttggctcctgggccccctttctgaccctgggtccaggtacaaattaccccctttctgaccctctcctaggccctgatggaGAAGAAGCCAAGAACTTTTTTCAGAACACACCAGCATTGCCTCAGCCTCCAGTAGGCTGCTGCTCACTCCCCTCTAGTCACCCTGCAGCTCTACCTGTGCAGTAAAGTAGTTGCAATGGCTGCAGCAGATGCTTCGTGCAGGTGGCATTTACCCTACCCTGGAGGGAGTCTGCATCAAAGACACACTGATCAGGTTCCCAGCCAGCACTCGCTACTGATTTTTATTTGCAATTGTCCTAACCGTTCAGACTGCGGAGAGGAGTTGCAAAAATTGCCCATTACAGTTGAGACCCCTTTTCCACCTTAAAGCAGTCTCCTAGCTTCACCTGTAGGTCTTGTCACTGCCAGACAGGAACTGTTTGCACAACTGGAATCAGGTGCTGCTCCATCCTTGAGTCGCTGTCCTCCTGGGGGTGGGAAGCACAGATGCTCTCAACCAGAACTCATCTCTTCTGTGGCCAAGCTAGCCACCCTGGTTCTGTGGTACACAGCACGGTTACAGCCTTCTCGGTTGCGGGCTATTTCAATGGCGAAGAACTGGATCCTGGTGGCTGGAAGGAGACGTTTCCTTAGGGCATGTACAATACAAGGGGAAGGGGGTTCTTAGAGCATCTGTTTTACAGGCAGAAAGTCTTGGAATTGCTCATGGGAAGCACGTCATACCCTACAAAGAACATGCTGAGCAaagggcctggagcaggctttgCTGCCTCTGAAATTGGGTGTTCTATAAAGGTGCCTTGTAGTGAAAcatgaggcctgcagaagctctttatccagccctggggctctcccagcaccgccATGGGCTGCTCTCAACTGTtgtgctgtgctgaggtgtcactgctgaataACTGGGCTGTCCAATATCTTGACAACACGATCAAGACTTGTGTATTTTCTGCCATGTGCTGCTAAGGAATTTCCAAGTGAgcaaaaggtgcttatttctggttgcGATGCGCTTTGCAACAGCTTCTGGcctccagcaggcaccatgaatgccagtCAGGCCGCCATGTGAAAGGAGTCGAACTTAACCGAGGCAGGAGGGTTCTTACCAAGGATGGTGTTCTCCTCCGAGTAGCCTTGGCTGCAGTCCAGGCGAAGGAGGGTGCCGTAGTTGAAGTCCTCCACGATGCCCTCGAACTGTAGGCAGAAGGGGCGCCACTTCTGCAGAGGGAAAGCAGAGAGCTTGCTTCTGCCTGTGCGTGGCAGCGCCAGGGGTCTGGGTGCCTGCCCCCCAGCACCAGCCCACCTCTTTGGCAGGCACAGATTTCAGGTCCTCAGGGTCAAGCACGTCAATCCTCAGGTCCCCAAAGCTCTTCCTGAACTGGGCGTAGATCTGGTCGTCGGCCTTGGTCAGCTTCAGGAATTGGGGGTCGACGGAGGAGATGAGCTGCGGAGGGAAGGCGCGGGTGGGGCAGCAGGCACTGGGGAGCCCCCCTGGGAAGGGTGCAGAAGGGCGTGGAGGGGGCAGCTGCCACGGATCTCCGGCTGGCCCAGCGTGGACGGGGCCCCGGGAAGCGCTCCTGCCAGGCAGGGCTTGGGGAAGCGCCGGCGAGGGTCCTCCGTGGCAGGCACCCCCAAAGGCGTCCCCGCGGAGAGCAGGCGGACGCGTCCCGGCGCGCGGCACTCACGTTGAAGTGGACCTCGGCGTGCTGGTGCGCCCGGGCGGCCCAGATCAGCTCCACGGCGGGCTGCGGGGAGAGGCGCGTCAgcccggccggccggccgccCAGCCAGCCCGCCCGCCCCGCCGCCCTCCCCGCCGATACTCACGTCGTTCCCGAAGGCCTCGGCCGGCAGCGAGAGCgcgcgggcggcggcggcggcctctGCGGGGCCCTgcggggagagagggagagggaggtcGGAGGGAGCCTCGTGGCGGCGGACCGGCCCCAGCCCGGGCCCCCCGCGCCCGGACCGGCCccagcccggcccggcccggccccgcGCTCACCAGGGCGCCCAAGTCGCTCCCCGCCGCTCCGAAGGGCGCCGCCATCGCTCCGGCCACCTCTGCTCCGCTCGCGCGCAGGCGCCGCCACCTCCCAGTCCCGTCTGCGAGCTCCGAGGGGCAGGCGGGCGCCACGTGCTCCCGGCCAGGGCGGGGACTCCCGGGGAGCGCGCGGCGCCTTCTGAACGCCTGTGCCGGGCAGGTGGCGGCGTCGGCAGAGCCTGCGGCGAAGCCCAGGGAGGGGCGGATCGGCCCCTCGCCCTCCGCTTCCCCTCTCCACGAGCCCCCAGGGAGTTTCCGTGGCAGCCCCGAGGAGAGGcgaggccctgtttctggctgccggggctccctgctgtggggaggccGAACTTCCTCCTGACCTATTCAGAGGCACCTTCCCGTCAAGCTGGGACTGCAAACTGTCCAGACCAGGTTTGGCCTCCTGCTGAGGGTGCTGAAGTGTTCCCAGGATTAGCCACCACCCCGGAAGCCTGACTGGTCTCCCCAGTAGTCTCCACACATCACCACTCCACCCCTGCTCCTGAAAGGCCCCACCCAGGTCCACAGGTGCCGCCAGCAACAGACTGTGCATGTGTCTGGGCACCAATGGCTGCAGTGCGTACCAAGAACCATGACCTTCGTCCTGTTAGCTCTGACTCCTGTGAGGCGTCCTCTGTCTGATCTGGGCCCTGCCCGGCCCTGCCCATCTGCAGACTCCCTTCTCTCTgaatcaacataagaacataagaacagccccactggatcaggccagaggcccatctagtccagcttcctgtatctcacagcggcccaccaaatgccccagggagcacacctgaaaacaagagacctcatcctggtgccctcccctgcatctggcattctgacttaacccattcctaaaatcaggaggttgcgcatacacatcatggcttgtaccccataatggatttttcctccagaaactcgtcccaacactcaattttagtggatgtcccctggttctggtattatgtgagagtgtaaagagcatctccctatccactctgtccatcccctgcataattttgtatgtctcaatcatgtcccccctcaagcgcctcttttctaggctgaagagacccaaacgccgtagcctttcctcataaggaaggtgccccagccccgtaatcatcttagtcgctcaacTCACTGCTGTGCTCATCACACTCCACCAGGCTGTTTGGTTCTCTTGCTCTCCCTCTCCAAAACTGTCCACAAGCACAGCAGCCAAGAACTCTCCAGGGGCAGCTGAGACATCCTGATGGTGCAGACAAGCTCATTTTCTACAGATGGTGCATttctgcaccagtttcaggggatctccaagaagaggaaaagcttgctgaaaaaaaatcaaggtgtttccatatacctgagaCAGAGGTGTTGCAATGCTGaacaaattcacttggtgggatggacagggctggcttctcaccccatgatctctctatGGACAGGGGCTCAATTTCACTGCTTGCCATGGGTGTCATTTCCCCCAGATATGTCACTGCTTGGAAGAGACTGGGGTTTAAGGCAGAGGGATGAAGAATGATGCCAGCCAAAGGGCTCTGGAATCCCACACTATGAAGGTCGAATCCATCTTGTAGTCCTGCTGAGAACATGCCTCGAAGGCTGGTTGTGCATGAAATGCAAAAAGACCTCCTAGAAATGTTCATTTTTAAACCAGCAGGCAAGACACTTAGGGTGCCATCGTAGCCACAGTGGCTCCATTGTGACTGACCGCTGAGTCAACAGCCATAGGAGTGTGCTGTCCCTTGCAACTGGTATGCAAAGAAAGTGAGCATGGCCCGGGGAGCCCTAGGAGATGGTATCCACCCCATTAATGGATTAATCTAGTGCAAACACCCGCGTTCCACTTTCTCCCTCCCAAAGCAGTGAACCATCATGTTAAAATCAATGCAGAGATAGAACAAAATTAATGAGTCCAACGCAATTCAACAAGCAGCCTACTCAAAACGCAGCAGCAGACACTGCCAGCCCAACAGAATCAGATAGCAAAGGCAGGTGTCAATCCAATACCTTCAGGGGCTGCCAGCACTGGGATTCAAGGGGGGCAGTCTCGCCTCCCAAGGCAGGGGATGCCGTGAGGGACAAGACTGTCTTAGAGTTTGCATTTGCATTCTGCATCATGCACTGCAAATGCTTTCTGTGCATGCCTTCTGGCTGCTACCACAGAAGAGTTTAGTGCTGAGTGAGCCCATCCCTGAGGCTCAGGCAGTAGACTGGTGGTGGGGAGCCTGCCCAGCTTCTTCCCTCTTGCtggaagcagggggggggggcagattacAACATTGATGGGCCAGAAAAAGGAGGTGGTGGCACAGCAGAGGAGCTGGGGAGAGGGCTTCCTTTTCCAGGTCAGAGAGTGGTAGACGCTGGCACATCactgatggcgggggggggggcaggcatcaTATTGATGccatgagccaagagctctcactaaactctggccaaaATAATGCCATTtcaacatcagttctgactctggtcctaaaatgattgttagcaagaagctgtgagccacccctgacccagtgccTGACTATCTAGTGccctagtccttgaagaccagacagagctggtctgtgttatcttgccaaagcaacaactaatAGGGGGGTGTTTGAGTTAGGCAGGGATGGACATTTACTGGACTTTTTGCCTGTTGAATTATGGCTTGAACTGAATATAAAAATCTAGCTGCGTCTAGCTACACTTTCTCATGATcagaggcaactggcctccttgctgccttgctttggtctttcgtaccagcaataaacagttttctgctatacctt
The sequence above is a segment of the Tiliqua scincoides isolate rTilSci1 chromosome 11, rTilSci1.hap2, whole genome shotgun sequence genome. Coding sequences within it:
- the PBDC1 gene encoding protein PBDC1; this translates as MAAPFGAAGSDLGALGPAEAAAAARALSLPAEAFGNDPAVELIWAARAHQHAEVHFNLISSVDPQFLKLTKADDQIYAQFRKSFGDLRIDVLDPEDLKSVPAKEKWRPFCLQFEGIVEDFNYGTLLRLDCSQGYSEENTILATRIQFFAIEIARNREGCNRAVYHRTRVASLATEEMSSG